The following coding sequences lie in one Maledivibacter sp. genomic window:
- a CDS encoding nucleoside hydrolase, whose translation MRNIIIDCDPGHDDAIAILMALAHRDKLNIRGITTVGGNQTLEKITDNALKILSFLNEDIKVARGAEGPLLRELRTGAEAHGESGMDGPILPEARFDAVKENAIEFMAKIIKESSEPITLVPLGPLTNIALLLKSYPELKENIEYISLMGGACYGGNVTPCAEFNIYVDPEAAKIVFNSGIPIAMSGLDVTHRAQIFDDEIAKLKGLGSVSQMVAQLLDFYSIASKGFGFEGSPLHDPCAVAWLLRPEIFTAKKCHVDIETHGELTRGMTVVDCTVKDSRKANTEVLFDVNREAFVNMLFEALKKLDSRID comes from the coding sequence ATGAGAAATATTATCATAGACTGTGATCCTGGACATGATGATGCTATTGCTATTCTAATGGCTTTAGCCCATAGGGATAAATTAAATATTAGGGGTATAACAACGGTTGGAGGGAATCAGACATTAGAAAAAATAACCGATAATGCATTGAAAATTCTTAGTTTTCTAAATGAAGATATAAAGGTGGCAAGGGGAGCTGAAGGCCCATTATTAAGAGAGTTAAGAACTGGTGCTGAGGCCCATGGTGAATCGGGGATGGATGGCCCTATTCTACCAGAAGCTAGATTTGATGCAGTGAAAGAAAATGCCATAGAATTCATGGCGAAAATTATCAAAGAGTCCAGTGAACCGATTACTTTAGTTCCCTTAGGCCCCCTTACAAACATAGCTTTGCTATTGAAATCTTATCCTGAATTAAAGGAGAACATAGAATATATATCTTTAATGGGTGGAGCGTGTTATGGTGGCAATGTAACTCCCTGTGCTGAGTTTAATATATATGTAGACCCTGAAGCAGCAAAAATTGTATTTAATTCAGGCATTCCCATTGCCATGAGTGGTCTAGATGTTACCCATAGGGCTCAAATATTTGATGATGAAATTGCAAAGCTCAAAGGACTAGGTTCAGTTTCTCAGATGGTTGCACAGCTCTTGGATTTTTATTCAATTGCAAGTAAAGGGTTTGGCTTTGAGGGCAGTCCTTTACATGATCCATGTGCAGTGGCATGGCTGTTACGACCGGAAATATTTACGGCCAAAAAATGTCATGTTGATATAGAGACCCATGGAGAATTGACAAGGGGAATGACAGTAGTTGATTGTACAGTGAAGGATTCAAGAAAAGCAAATACAGAAGTTTTATTTGATGTTAATAGAGAAGCTTTTGTGAATATGCTTTTTGAAGCTCTTAAAAAGCTAGATTCAAGAATAGATTAA
- a CDS encoding ABC transporter permease, which produces MHSLFDIIFSVDFGYAVLRVTTPILFAALGAVVSDRAGIVNIGLEGTMLISALMGVIVSAYTQSAWIGLIGAVLMGVLVAGVLAYFTLHFKTHIILGGIAINLFADGGSIFILYLLTHDKGTSASLPSKILPSIDIPIIENIPIIGDIFSGHNVLTYFSIISVILIYFMFKRTPLGLRIKAVGENPNAADSVGISVNKTRTIALLLSGALCGLGGAYMSMGYVSWFSRNMTAGRGWIALAAEAMGRGTTIGTALTSLLFGMADALSNSLGSLNIPAEFVQIIPYVATVIGLVVYASKEARKKKKLEG; this is translated from the coding sequence ATGCATAGTTTGTTTGATATAATTTTTTCCGTGGACTTTGGATATGCAGTTCTTCGTGTAACCACTCCAATATTATTTGCGGCATTAGGAGCTGTAGTATCTGATAGAGCCGGTATAGTAAATATAGGACTTGAAGGTACAATGCTTATTTCAGCTTTAATGGGTGTTATTGTAAGTGCATATACTCAAAGTGCTTGGATTGGTTTAATAGGTGCTGTATTAATGGGGGTTTTAGTTGCTGGAGTATTAGCATATTTTACTCTTCATTTTAAAACCCATATCATATTAGGTGGAATTGCCATTAACTTATTCGCTGATGGTGGATCCATATTTATTCTATATTTGCTTACCCATGATAAGGGAACATCTGCATCATTGCCAAGTAAAATATTGCCATCAATAGATATTCCTATTATAGAGAATATACCAATTATAGGGGATATCTTCTCTGGACATAATGTACTGACTTATTTTTCAATAATATCGGTTATACTTATTTACTTCATGTTTAAAAGGACTCCATTAGGATTGAGAATAAAGGCCGTTGGAGAGAACCCAAATGCAGCGGATTCAGTAGGAATAAGTGTCAATAAAACCAGGACTATTGCCTTACTTCTTAGTGGTGCTTTATGCGGATTAGGTGGAGCTTACATGTCCATGGGATATGTATCTTGGTTTTCCCGTAATATGACTGCCGGCCGTGGATGGATAGCATTAGCAGCTGAGGCCATGGGAAGGGGTACAACCATTGGTACTGCACTGACATCCCTATTATTTGGTATGGCTGATGCACTTTCCAATTCATTGGGCTCTTTAAATATACCTGCAGAGTTTGTTCAAATAATTCCTTATGTGGCAACTGTGATAGGTCTAGTAGTATATGCTTCCAAGGAAGCTAGGAAGAAAAAGAAATTGGAGGGATAA
- a CDS encoding ABC transporter permease, with the protein MGKETVFEIIRTIVAVFISLIIGFVIILFISDQPIKTISDFMFGPITSIRHFGNVIEMAIPLIFAGLATSVVFQANLFNLGAEGIFYFSGVVGAVVAIFFDLPEFIHPLAAIFAGALVGGLIGLIPGYLKAKWNANELVTSLMFNSIFLGIGLYIVNYYLRDPNALATVSYKFKQTSRLDVLIPGTRIHYGLILVTLAVIFTYYFLYKTKWGYALRMTGLNREFAEYSGLNAFKVIIYAHVIAGIIAGIGGTTEILGMYRRFQWQSLPGYGFDGALVAMLARNNPLGVIGSAIFLAYIRVGADMMARLSDVPAEMIAIMQAVIIFLISAERFLQMWRQRMMLKEARKDA; encoded by the coding sequence ATGGGTAAAGAAACAGTTTTTGAAATAATTAGGACGATAGTTGCCGTTTTTATATCTTTAATCATAGGTTTTGTCATCATATTGTTTATAAGTGATCAACCAATAAAAACCATATCTGATTTTATGTTTGGGCCAATAACATCTATAAGACATTTCGGTAATGTTATAGAGATGGCCATTCCATTAATTTTTGCAGGACTTGCCACTTCAGTTGTATTTCAAGCCAATTTATTTAATCTAGGTGCTGAAGGTATATTTTATTTTAGTGGAGTTGTTGGTGCAGTAGTTGCAATATTTTTTGACCTTCCGGAATTCATACATCCCTTGGCTGCAATATTTGCAGGTGCTTTAGTAGGAGGGTTGATCGGACTGATTCCTGGATATTTGAAGGCTAAATGGAATGCCAATGAATTGGTGACCTCATTGATGTTTAATAGTATATTTTTGGGAATAGGCCTTTATATAGTGAATTATTATCTAAGGGACCCTAATGCTCTTGCTACGGTATCATATAAATTTAAGCAGACCTCCAGACTAGATGTTTTAATTCCCGGCACAAGGATTCATTATGGATTAATACTTGTGACTTTAGCTGTAATATTTACATATTATTTTCTTTATAAAACCAAATGGGGATATGCACTTAGAATGACAGGACTAAATAGGGAATTTGCAGAATACTCTGGGCTGAATGCATTTAAGGTGATCATCTATGCCCATGTTATAGCAGGTATTATAGCAGGTATAGGAGGGACTACTGAGATACTAGGTATGTATAGGAGATTTCAATGGCAGTCATTACCGGGTTATGGATTTGATGGTGCTTTAGTGGCTATGCTGGCTAGAAATAATCCCCTTGGAGTTATTGGTTCAGCCATATTTCTTGCATATATCCGTGTTGGTGCTGATATGATGGCTAGATTGAGTGATGTGCCAGCGGAAATGATAGCTATTATGCAAGCAGTTATTATTTTCTTGATATCAGCGGAAAGATTCCTCCAGATGTGGAGACAACGCATGATGCTAAAGGAGGCAAGAAAAGATGCATAG
- a CDS encoding ABC transporter ATP-binding protein — translation MSECLLRMDKITKVYDNGVVANQDIDFSLVEGEIHALVGENGAGKSTLMKILFGMEKPSQGNIFLKDKKIEMSSSNDAIKYGIGMVHQHFMLVPSFTVAENMVLGMEPRSGMFIDEEEAIKITEEFGKKYNLIVDPRAKVADLSVGMKQKIEILKALLRGAKILILDEPTAVLTPQETKALFEELINLKKKGHTIVFISHKLKEVKEISDRITVMRKGKHEGVFYTKDVTEQEISKKMVGRDVVLKYDKEKHAYGKTLLNVENLNYTNEINKKVLQNINFSLRQGEIVGIAGVEGNGQRELIEIITGNKKIKNSNIQIIGREVSNLNIKEIRDLGFGYIPEDRMTQGTAGDGNIKENLIANQSEKKEFNSGVFLNIKKINSLSDKLIEEFMIKCSNALQKIRMLSGGNIQKVVVARECATKPKVLVAEQPTRGVDIGAAHFIHEKLIELRDIGTAILLVSADLNEVIELSDSLIVMYEGEIVAYFDDTSSITEEELGLCMLGLNRHSEEQIRRAIHG, via the coding sequence ATGTCAGAATGCTTGTTAAGAATGGACAAGATAACAAAGGTGTACGACAACGGAGTGGTTGCCAATCAAGATATTGATTTTTCTTTAGTAGAAGGAGAAATCCATGCCCTTGTTGGTGAGAACGGAGCCGGTAAATCTACTCTTATGAAGATTCTTTTTGGAATGGAAAAACCAAGTCAAGGAAACATATTTTTAAAGGATAAAAAGATTGAAATGTCATCCTCCAATGATGCTATAAAATATGGAATTGGTATGGTTCATCAACATTTTATGCTTGTTCCCTCCTTCACAGTGGCTGAAAATATGGTCTTAGGGATGGAACCTAGAAGTGGAATGTTTATTGATGAAGAAGAAGCTATCAAAATCACAGAAGAATTTGGAAAAAAATACAATCTGATTGTTGACCCAAGAGCAAAGGTAGCAGATCTTTCTGTTGGTATGAAACAAAAGATAGAGATATTAAAGGCTTTGTTAAGGGGTGCAAAAATACTTATATTGGATGAACCTACAGCTGTTTTAACACCCCAGGAAACCAAGGCATTATTTGAAGAGCTGATTAATCTGAAGAAAAAAGGACACACCATAGTATTTATTTCCCATAAGCTAAAAGAGGTAAAGGAAATTAGTGATCGGATAACGGTTATGAGAAAGGGAAAGCATGAAGGTGTATTCTATACTAAAGATGTTACGGAGCAGGAAATATCAAAAAAGATGGTTGGACGTGATGTGGTTCTAAAATATGATAAGGAGAAGCATGCCTATGGTAAGACCTTATTAAATGTTGAGAACTTAAACTACACTAATGAAATAAATAAAAAGGTTCTGCAAAATATAAATTTTTCCCTTCGTCAAGGGGAAATTGTAGGAATTGCAGGGGTTGAGGGTAATGGTCAAAGAGAGCTTATTGAAATAATTACTGGAAATAAAAAGATAAAGAATAGTAATATACAGATTATTGGAAGGGAAGTATCCAATCTAAATATAAAGGAAATTCGTGATCTTGGTTTTGGATATATACCCGAGGATCGTATGACACAAGGAACTGCTGGAGATGGAAATATAAAAGAAAATCTAATTGCCAATCAATCGGAAAAAAAAGAGTTTAATAGTGGAGTATTTTTAAATATAAAGAAAATCAATTCCCTATCGGATAAATTGATAGAAGAATTTATGATAAAATGTTCAAATGCCCTACAAAAGATAAGAATGCTATCCGGGGGAAATATTCAAAAAGTAGTTGTGGCTAGGGAATGTGCAACAAAGCCTAAAGTATTAGTGGCAGAACAACCCACAAGAGGGGTTGATATAGGAGCGGCTCATTTCATTCACGAAAAGCTTATTGAACTTAGAGATATAGGTACTGCTATCCTACTTGTTTCAGCGGATTTAAATGAAGTTATAGAATTGAGTGATAGTCTAATTGTTATGTATGAAGGAGAAATAGTTGCATATTTTGATGATACCTCATCAATTACGGAGGAAGAACTGGGACTTTGTATGCTTGGTTTGAATCGTCATTCAGAAGAACAGATAAGGAGGGCAATTCATGGGTAA